The genomic window ACACGGGAACAAGAGCGGGCGTCAGAATAATAAAACAAATGGGCCTGAAGGGGAACACCCTCTCAGGCCCATCCGATCGACTGGATCGATGAAGCTAGAAACCGGTCACATGCACCAGGGGCTCGGTGATTCCATCCGGATCGTTCGGCCAGCGTGTTTTGCAGCCGGTTGTCCCGAAGGCGCTTCCGTCGGGGCATTGCCCCGTTGTGCGAAGAGAGTCGCGGACGGCCGCGACCTGCGTTCCGTTGACCGGCTTCGGATGTTTGGCAAGATAGAGCGCCACCGCGCCGGCGACATGCGGCGCGGCCATGCTTGTTCCGGAGAGGGTCTGGCAGTAGCCGCCGGGGCTGGCGGCATCGCCGGGCCAGGTCGACAGGATGTTGACCCCGGGCGCGATGAGGTCGACCCCAGCCCCGAAATTCGAGAACGTGGCGAAAGTGTCATCCCCTCCCGCCGAAGTGGCCGGTCCTGTGCCGCCGCGCCGTCCGTCGGTGTCGACCAGCGCCGAGACGGTGATCACCTCGGGATAGGCGGCGGGGGCGAATCCGGCCGCATTTTTAAATTCATTGCCGGCGGCGACGGTGTAAACCACACCGCGATTGATCGAATTGCAAATCGCCCGGTGGAAGGGATCGATCACCTGTCCGGAAGTGTTCACCCCGCAGTTGGCGGTGTTGCTCCCCGGTCCTCCTAAG from Candidatus Manganitrophaceae bacterium includes these protein-coding regions:
- a CDS encoding S8 family serine peptidase, coding for MQEEPGINQILADTLVEAFCHTGPQQLPTGVNRIDADLSPTANINNVDNRVNADIAIIDSGVYRHADLNIVSAVDCTLSGCPGVAPSDPNGHGTHVAGIAAAIDNTRYVVGVAPGARIWSVRVLNADGSGALSNVIAGIDFVTRNAASIEVANLSLGGPGSNTANCGVNTSGQVIDPFHRAICNSINRGVVYTVAAGNEFKNAAGFAPAAYPEVITVSALVDTDGRRGGTGPATSAGGDDTFATFSNFGAGVDLIAPGVNILSTWPGDAASPGGYCQTLSGTSMAAPHVAGAVALYLAKHPKPVNGTQVAAVRDSLRTTGQCPDGSAFGTTGCKTRWPNDPDGITEPLVHVTGF